Within Streptomyces albofaciens JCM 4342, the genomic segment CTTCGGCGTGGACGAGCTGCGGCTGACGGACTATGTGTCGGCGAACGTGGCGCTGCACGCCGAGGGGCACGAGCTGTGGGAGGACGTGCCGTCGGTGGCGACGCCGCACGGCTGGACGTGGCACCACGTGGCGGGTACGCGGCGGATGGAGCTGGTGCCGGTCGACGTGAAGGCGCTGCTGCGGCATCACGGCGGGCTGGCGACGGCGTCGGTGGATCACGGCAGGCGCGGTACGCGGCCGTTGCAGGACACCCGGCCGGTGCATTTCGGGCTGCCGCACCGGGAGCTGTCGGTGCCGGAGGAGCAGGTGCAGCAGGCCGAGGAGTCGCTCGGGTACCGGCTGCCGGGTGCGTACCGGGCGTTCCTGAAGGCGGCGGGCGGCTGCGCGCCGGTGGGTGTGGGGCTGCACGCGGATCTGGGGCTGCTGGTGGACCAGCCGTTCTTCACGGTGCGCGACGAGGCCGCGATGAACGATCTGGTGTACGTCAACAAGTGTCTGCGCGATCACTTCACCAAGGACTACCTGGGGGTGGGGTTCGTGCAGGGCGGGGTGATCGCGGTGAAGGTGCGGGGGGACGCGCCGGGGTCGGTGTGGTTCTGCGCGTACGACGACGCCCGGGACCGGGACGGCCGGCCGGTGCAGGAGCGGTCGGAGCGGCTGCTGCTGCCGTGCGGCGCGGATTTCGACGACTTCCTCCAGCAGTTGGCGGGCAGTCCGCCGGAGCTGGAGACGGTGGCGAACCTGATGGTGGACGGCGGCTTCGCGCGTGCCGTTCCGGTGG encodes:
- a CDS encoding SMI1/KNR4 family protein, whose translation is MTSGRHGLGAPPGPQAAGHAAPPNSAYAGQVVHFPDPVRAARYPRGVPVDGRGFPDFSSYARAAAEIAEPPEGFGVDELRLTDYVSANVALHAEGHELWEDVPSVATPHGWTWHHVAGTRRMELVPVDVKALLRHHGGLATASVDHGRRGTRPLQDTRPVHFGLPHRELSVPEEQVQQAEESLGYRLPGAYRAFLKAAGGCAPVGVGLHADLGLLVDQPFFTVRDEAAMNDLVYVNKCLRDHFTKDYLGVGFVQGGVIAVKVRGDAPGSVWFCAYDDARDRDGRPVQERSERLLLPCGADFDDFLQQLAGSPPELETVANLMVDGGFARAVPVEG